TCTGGCGCTGGCGCCGTTCTACCGTCCGCCGGACGACAGTCCGGAGATGGTGTATCTGCGGGAGCGGCGCGAGGCGCTGGGCGGGTATCTGCCATGCCGCGAGGTGAACGCCGAGGCGATGCCCGCGCCCGAGGAAACCCTGTTCGAGGAGTTTTATAAGGGTACGGAGGGGCGGCCGGTCTCGACAGCGATGGCCTTCGTGCGGATATTGTCCAAGCTGCTGCGAGATAAGCGCATCGGCAAATACATCGTGCCCATCGTGCCGGACGAGGCGCGCACGTTCGGCATGGAAGCGCTGTTCCGGGAGATCGGAATTTACGCGCACACGGGCCAGCTATACGAGCCCGTGGATTCGGCCAGCCTCCTCTACTACAAGGAGGCGAAAGACGGGCAGATTCTTGAGGAGGGCATTACGGAAGCGGGCTCGATGTCGTCGTTTATCAGCGCGGGCACCGCGTACGCGACGCACGGCATCAACATGATTCCGTTCTTTATCTACTACTCGATGTTCGGGTTTCAGCGCATCGGGGACTTGATATGGGCCGCGGGCGACATGCGAACCCGGGGCTTTCTCGTCGGGGGGACGGCGGGGCGGACCACGCTCAATGGCGAAGGCCTTCAACACCAGGACGGCAACAGCCACATTCTTGCGCAGCCGTTGCCGAATCTGCTCGCCTATGACGCGGCGTATGCTTACGAGCTGGCGGTGATCATCCGGGACGGGATCCGGCGGATGTACCAGGAACAGGAGAGTATCTTCTATTATTTGACCGTCGAGAACGAGAACTATCCAATGGTACCCATGCCGGAGGGCGCCCAGGAAGGCATCCTGAAAGGCATGTACAAGTTCAAGCCTTCGGAGAAGAAGGGCGGTAAATTGCATGCGCAACTGCTGGGCAGCGGCGCCATTCTGAATGAGGCCGTGAAGGCCCAGGCGATTCTCGAAGAGGATTTTGGCGTGGCGGCGGACGTGTGGAGCGTCACGAGTTACAAAGAGCTGCGCCGCGATGCCATGGATGTCGAGCGTTGGAATATGCTGAATCCCGGAAAGAACGCGCGGACGCCGTACGTGACCCGGTGTTTGAAGGATACGCCAGGGGTGGTTGTGGCGGCGTCGGATTATATCAAGCTGCTCGCGGACGGATTGGCGCGGTGGGTGCCGCGGACCCTGCTCACGCTGGGAACCGACGGTTTCGGCCGGAGCGAGTCGCGCGAGGCGCTGCGCGATTTCTTCGAGGTAGACGCGCGGTACATCGCGCTGGCCGCGCTGACCGGGCTGGCCCGCGAAGGCAAGCTGAAGAGCGACGCGCTCAAGAAAGCCTTCAAGAAGCTCGAGATCAATCC
This genomic interval from Candidatus Hydrogenedentota bacterium contains the following:
- the aceE gene encoding pyruvate dehydrogenase (acetyl-transferring), homodimeric type; translation: MEPITNGHQPNEPVDIETREWLESLDFVIENGGPERVLHLLQHLQIRAEEAGIKLPFSANTPYINTIPVNAQPAYPGNRQLERRIKSLIRWNAMAMVVRANRVEAGIGGHISTFASAATLYEVAFNHFFHGPDTPGKSADQVYFQGHAAPGMYARAFLEGRLSRERLNNFRRELQDGGGLSSYPHPWLMPDFWQFPTVSMGLGPIMAIYQARFNRYLEDRGLKENTGRVWAFLGDGECDEPESLGAISLASREKLDNLVFVINCNLQRLDGPVRGNHKVIQELEAIFRGAGWNVIKVIWGSDWDPLLAKDTHGLLVERMGEVVDGEYQKYLVESGQYIREKFFGKDPRLLKLIEQYTDEQLRRLNRGGHDPQKVYAAYHAALNHKGAPTVILAKTVKGYGLGESGEGKNITHQQKKLNEDELRDFRTRFGIPISDEDLALAPFYRPPDDSPEMVYLRERREALGGYLPCREVNAEAMPAPEETLFEEFYKGTEGRPVSTAMAFVRILSKLLRDKRIGKYIVPIVPDEARTFGMEALFREIGIYAHTGQLYEPVDSASLLYYKEAKDGQILEEGITEAGSMSSFISAGTAYATHGINMIPFFIYYSMFGFQRIGDLIWAAGDMRTRGFLVGGTAGRTTLNGEGLQHQDGNSHILAQPLPNLLAYDAAYAYELAVIIRDGIRRMYQEQESIFYYLTVENENYPMVPMPEGAQEGILKGMYKFKPSEKKGGKLHAQLLGSGAILNEAVKAQAILEEDFGVAADVWSVTSYKELRRDAMDVERWNMLNPGKNARTPYVTRCLKDTPGVVVAASDYIKLLADGLARWVPRTLLTLGTDGFGRSESREALRDFFEVDARYIALAALTGLAREGKLKSDALKKAFKKLEINPEKANPLIS